CACGATGAGAAGAATGAGTGTCAGATGGGTGATCTGGTAACTATTGCCGAATCCCGTCCGCTTTCAAAGACCAAAACCTGGTCGCTTATTCGCATTGAAGAGCGTGCAGCAAAGGTGTAAACTAGTGCGCCTTTGCTCCATTATGCCTGCTCACCTCAGCTGCTAATGGCAGTTGTGGTGACGGTTTATACAGTTTGTGGAGTAGACCATGATTCAGACTGAAACGATGCTTGATGTTGCTGACAACAGCGGTGCCAAGCGTGTGCAGTGTATTAAGGTCCTGGGTGGTTCCCACCGCCGCTACGCATCCGTTGGCGACATCATCAAGGTGACCGTCAAGGAAGCAATTCCGCGTGGCAAGGTGAAGAAAGGCCAGGTACTTAAGGCTGTCGTAGTACGTACCCGTAAAGGTGTTCGTCGTCCAGATGGTTCACTGATCCGCTTTGATACCAACTCTGCGGTTCTGCTGAACAACAACGACGCTCCGATTGGAACGCGTATCTTCGGGCCAGTAACGCGTGAGCTTCGTAATGAGAAGTTCATGAAGATCATTTCCCTGGCGCCTGAAGTGCTCTAAGACTCTGTTTATTAACAGTGTCTTGTTAAAAACGCCACTCCCAGCAGGGTTTGGCGTTTTTGAGCATGAGAGGGTAGCAGGAAAAGACAAGGTAAAATAATGCGTAAGATTCGTCGCGACGATGAAGTCATCGTTATCGCAGGTAAAGATAAGGGCAAGCGCGGCAAGGTTATGCGCGTGCTTCAGGACGATCGTCTGATCGTTTCTGGCATCAACATGATCAAGAAGCACCAGAAGCCCAATCCGATGCTGGGTCGTCAGGGTGGCATTGTTGAGAAGGAAGCGGCTATCGCGACCTCCAACGTTGCTATCTTTAACGCGCAGACCGGAAAAGGCGATCGTGTAGGCTTTAAGCTGCTCGAAGACGGCACCAAGGTCCGCTTCTACAAGTCTACCGGCGAAACCATCGTTGGTGCTAAGTAAGAGAGGTTGGTGCAAATGTCCAGATTGAAAGCGCTTTACGCAAACGAAATCAAGCAGAAGCTCAAAGAAGAGCTGAACTGCCCGAACGTCATGGCCGTTCCCCGTGTTACCAAAATCACCCTGAATATGGGTGTTGGTGAAGCACTGGGCGACAAGAAACAGCTCGAAAACGCTGTTGCTGACATGACTGCAATCGCTGGTCAGAAACCGGTCGTAACCAATGCTCGCAAGTCAATTGCAGGCTTTAAGGTTCGTGAAGGTTGGCCTATCGGTTGCAAAGTCACTCTGCGTGGTCAGCAGATGTGGGAATTCCTGGATCGTCTGGTTGACGTTTCCATCCCGCGTATCCGCGACTTCCGTGGGCTGAACCCGAAGTCCTTCGATGGCCGTGGTAACTATAGCATGGGCGTCAAAGAGCAGATTATCTTCCCGGAAATCGACTATGACAAAGTCGACAAGCTGCGTGGTCTCGATATTACGATCACCACTACCGCGAAGAATAACGACGAAGGTCGTGCGCTGCTGTCCGCTCTGCAGTTCCCGTTCAAGAAATAAGGCAGGGGTTGAATAATGGCCAAGGTTTCCATGATCAATCGTGAGCTCAAGCGCGAGAATCTCGTGAACAAGTACGCCGCAAAGCGTGCTGAGCTCAAAGCAATTATTGCAAGCCCGAACAGCTCAGAAGATGAGGTGTGGGATGCACAGGTCGCGCTGCAGAAATTGCCGCGTGATGCTAGCCCGGTGCGTAAGCAGCGTCGCTGTCAGGTTACAGGTCGTCCGCACGGCGTATATCGCAAGTTCGGACTGTGCCGTATCAAGCTGCGTGAAGCAGCTATGCGTGGCGATGTTCCGGGTCTGAAGAAGGCAAGCTGGTAAGCTTGTCATTGGTAAGCTCAGTGGTCAGGGCAGGCAATTTGCCTGCTACCGCACTGCGCTGCACTTAAGAGGACGTTAATAGCATGAGTATGCAAGACACCCTCGCGGATATGTTTACCCGTATCCGCAACGGACACATGGCTGAAAAAGCCCATGTTGCCATGCCGTCTTCCAAACAGAAGGTTGCAGTGGCAAATCTTCTGAAGGATGAAGGCTACATCACCGACTTCTCCGTTGAAGGTGATGTTAAGCCGGTCTTGTCCATCGAACTGAAATATTTCGAAGGCAAGCCGGTTATCGAAGAGATCAAGCGTGTAAGCCGTCCCAGTCTGCGTATCTACAAGAGCGCGTCTGAGCTGCCGAAAGTGGCAGATGGTCTTGGTATCGCAATTGTCTCTACCAGCAAAGGCGTCATGACCGATCGCGCTGCCCGTAAGGCCGGCATCGGTGGTGAAGTTATCTGCACGGTATTCTAAGAGGTATTCCAATGTCACGAATTGCGAAGAAACCCGTAGTAGTACCGGCAGGCGTGGAGATTAAACTGGCGGGTCAGTCTCTGACAGCCAAAGGTAAAAACGGTCAGCTGAGCCTGGATGTTCATGCTTCAGTTGCTGTAGAGCAGGCTGAAGGTCAGCTCGTTTTTGCTCCGCGTGATGGCGCCAAACAGTCCATGGCACTGGCTGGTACTACACGTGCACTGGTCAACAATATGGTGGTTGGTGTAAGTGAAGGCTTTTCCAAGACCCTGAATTTGCTGGGTGTTGGTTACCGTGCGCAGGCTAAAGGTAAAGTTCTGAACCTGACGCTTGGCTTCTCTCATCCGATCGATTACGAACTGCCCGAAGGTGTTACAGCTGAAACACCGAACAACACCACGATCGTTATCAGCGGTGCTGATAAGCAGCGTGTTGGTCAGGTGGCTGCAGAAGTTCGCGCATTCCGTCCGCCTGAACCTTATAAAGGTAAGGGTGTTCGTTATGTTGACGAATATGTACGCCGTAAAGAGGCTAAGAAGAAGTAAGGCAGGGTCATGAACGTTAAGAAACAAGCTCGTATCCGTCGTGCGCGTCGGTCGCGCATGCAAATGCGCGAGCAGAGTGCTGTTCGCCTTTGCGTGAATCGCTCTCCGCGTCACATTTACGCGCAGGTTATCTCTGCTGATGGCAGCCAGGTTCTGGCCTCTGCTTCCACAGTAGAAAAAGATCTGCGTGAAGGTGCTACCGGAAATATCGAAGCAGCCAAGAAAGTGGGTGCTCTGATCGCCAGCCGTGCTAAAGAAGCAGGCGTTTCCAAGGTAGCGTTTGACCGCTCCGGTTTTAAATACCACGGTCGTGTTGCAGCTCTTGCTGATGCTGCTCGCGAAGGCGGCCTGGAATTCTAAAGGTTTCTATTATGGCAAATCACGAACAGAAAGACGGTGAACTGCAAGAGAAGCTGGTTCAGGTAAACCGCGTCGCCAAGGTGGTAAAAGGCGGTCGTATCTTCGGTTTCACAGCGCTGACTGTCGTTGGTGACGGTAACGGACGTGTGGGCTTCGGCCGCGGTAAAGCACGTGAAGTTCCTGTTGCGATCCAGAAAGCGATGGAGCAGGCGCGCCGTAACATGGTTAGCGTCCAGCTCAATGGCCACACTCTGCAGTACCCGGTTAAAGCCCGTCACGGTGCTTCCCGTGTTTACATGCAGCCCGCTTCAGAAGGTACCGGTGTAATTGCCGGTGGTGCAATGCGCGCCGTTCTGGAATTGGCAGGCGTTCACAACGTACTGGCCAAGTGCTACGGCTCTACCAACCCGGTAAACGTAGTACGCGCAACTATCAACGGCCTAAAAGTCATGAAGGCGCCTGAAGATGTTGCAGCCAAGCGTGGCAAGTCCGTTGAAGAGATTCTGGAGAGCTAAGCGATGGCGAATACTATCAAGGTAACTCTGACTCGTAGCACCATCGGTCGGCTGCCCAAGCACATTCAGTGTGTGAAGGGTCTGGGTCTGCGCCGTATCGGCCACACCGTAGAAGTGGAAGATACTCCGGCTGTGCGCGGGATGATCAACAAGGTCAACTACATGGTTAGTGTAGAAGGCGAATAAAAGGAGTCACCCAATGCGTTTGAATTCTCTGCGCCCGGGCGCCGGTTCCAAGCATGCTCCCAAGCGTGTAGGTCGCGGTATCGGTTCCGGACTGGGTAAAACTGGTGGCCGTGGCCACAAGGGCCAGAAGTCCCGTTCTGGCGGTAGCGTGAACCCGGGCTTCGAAGGCGGTCAGATGCCAATCCAGCGTCGTCTGCCGAAGTTTGGTTTTACCTCTCGTCAGGCGCGCTATGTAGCTGAAGTTCGTTTGAACGAACTGGCTGCTGCCGGTGTTGACGTTGTCGACCTGGCTGCGCTGAAACAGGCTGATATCATCCGTGAAGAGATCAAGTCTGCACGCGTGATACTGTCTGGTGAGATCAAAAAGGCAGTCACCGTTAAAGGTCTTAAAGTGACCAAAGGTGCACAGGCTGCGATCGAGGCTGCTGGCGGCAAAGTCGAGGCGTAAATGGCTAAGCAAGGACAAATACCGGCAGGCATGCAGAGTGGACTGAAAGAGCTTTGGGCTCGTCTCAGATTCGTTCTGATTGCGATCATCGTATACCGTATCGGGGCTCATATTCCGGTGCCGGGTATCAACCCTGATCGTCTTGCTGCGCTGTTTGATCAGAATCAGGGAACCATTCTCAGTCTGTTCAACATGTTCTCAGGTGGTGCGCTGGAAAGGATGTCAATCCTGGCGCTGGGGATCATGCCCTACATCTCTGCATCCATAATCATGCAGTTGATGACAGTGGTCAGTCCTCACCTGGAGCAGTTGAAGAAGGAAGGAGAGGCGGGTCGTCGCAAGATCAGCCAGTACACCCGCTACGGTACAGTCATTCTCGCGACTGTACAGGGGCTTGGTATGGCAGTTGGTCTGGCCAGTCAGGGCGTTGCCTTCGCAGCCGATATGAGCTTCTACTTTGTAGCAGTCGTAACGCTGGTTGCAGGGGCTGTATTCCTGATGTGGCTGGGTGAGCAGATCACTGAGCACGGCATTGGCAACGGCATCTCGATTCTGATTTTTGCCGGTATTGTGGCTGGTTTGCCGGGTGCGATCGGTCAGTCCTTCGAATCAGCGCGCCAGGGTGATCTCAATATCCTGGCGCTGCTGGCGATTGCTGTCATGGCCATTGCTACTGTTGGTTTTGTTGTGTTCATGGAGCGTGGCCAACGCCGCATTACCATTAACTATGCAAAACGTCAGCAGGGACGTCGTGTCTATGCCGCGCAGTCAAGTCATCTGCCTTTGAAGGTCAATATGGCTGGGGTTATCCCGCCGATCTTCGCGTCCAGCATCCTGCTCTTCCCGGCTTCGGTTGGCCAATGGTTTGGTCAGTCTGAAGGGATGGAGTGGCTGCAGGATGTGGCACTGGCTCTTGGGCCAGGACAGCCGCTGTACATTCTGCTGTTTGCGATGGCAATTGTGTTCTTCTGCTACTTCTACACTGCGATTGTTTTCAATCCACGTGATGTAGCAGATAACCTGAAGAAATCAGGTGCCTTTATTCCAGGGATTCGTCCTGGTGATCAGTCCGCACGGTATATTGACTCCGTGCTGAGTCGCCTGACATTGTTTGGTGCACTCTATATCACGGCCGTTTCGCTGATGCCCCAGTTTCTGGTGGTAGCCTGGAACGTGCCATTCTACTTCGGCGGTACATCGTTGCTGATCGTGGTGGTAGTGGTTATGGACTTTATGGCGCAGGTGCAGTCGCATCTGATGTCACACCAGTATGAGTCCCTGATGAAAAAATCGAATCTTAAAGGCGGCGCAGGTCTGCTGCGCTAAGCCTAATGAGGTGGATCATGAAAGTACGTGCATCTGTTAAAAAGATTTGCCGTAACTGCAAGATCGTACGACGCAACGGTTCCGTGCGCGTGATCTGCAAAGTGGAGCCCCGACACAAGCAGCGCCAGGGTTAATCCACAGCTGGCCGGGAGTGGAGGTGCGTAGCCTTGA
This DNA window, taken from Marinobacterium iners, encodes the following:
- the rplN gene encoding 50S ribosomal protein L14, with amino-acid sequence MIQTETMLDVADNSGAKRVQCIKVLGGSHRRYASVGDIIKVTVKEAIPRGKVKKGQVLKAVVVRTRKGVRRPDGSLIRFDTNSAVLLNNNDAPIGTRIFGPVTRELRNEKFMKIISLAPEVL
- the rplX gene encoding 50S ribosomal protein L24 encodes the protein MRKIRRDDEVIVIAGKDKGKRGKVMRVLQDDRLIVSGINMIKKHQKPNPMLGRQGGIVEKEAAIATSNVAIFNAQTGKGDRVGFKLLEDGTKVRFYKSTGETIVGAK
- the rplE gene encoding 50S ribosomal protein L5 — its product is MSRLKALYANEIKQKLKEELNCPNVMAVPRVTKITLNMGVGEALGDKKQLENAVADMTAIAGQKPVVTNARKSIAGFKVREGWPIGCKVTLRGQQMWEFLDRLVDVSIPRIRDFRGLNPKSFDGRGNYSMGVKEQIIFPEIDYDKVDKLRGLDITITTTAKNNDEGRALLSALQFPFKK
- the rpsN gene encoding 30S ribosomal protein S14 — encoded protein: MAKVSMINRELKRENLVNKYAAKRAELKAIIASPNSSEDEVWDAQVALQKLPRDASPVRKQRRCQVTGRPHGVYRKFGLCRIKLREAAMRGDVPGLKKASW
- the rpsH gene encoding 30S ribosomal protein S8 gives rise to the protein MSMQDTLADMFTRIRNGHMAEKAHVAMPSSKQKVAVANLLKDEGYITDFSVEGDVKPVLSIELKYFEGKPVIEEIKRVSRPSLRIYKSASELPKVADGLGIAIVSTSKGVMTDRAARKAGIGGEVICTVF
- the rplF gene encoding 50S ribosomal protein L6 — protein: MSRIAKKPVVVPAGVEIKLAGQSLTAKGKNGQLSLDVHASVAVEQAEGQLVFAPRDGAKQSMALAGTTRALVNNMVVGVSEGFSKTLNLLGVGYRAQAKGKVLNLTLGFSHPIDYELPEGVTAETPNNTTIVISGADKQRVGQVAAEVRAFRPPEPYKGKGVRYVDEYVRRKEAKKK
- the rplR gene encoding 50S ribosomal protein L18, which translates into the protein MNVKKQARIRRARRSRMQMREQSAVRLCVNRSPRHIYAQVISADGSQVLASASTVEKDLREGATGNIEAAKKVGALIASRAKEAGVSKVAFDRSGFKYHGRVAALADAAREGGLEF
- the rpsE gene encoding 30S ribosomal protein S5; this encodes MANHEQKDGELQEKLVQVNRVAKVVKGGRIFGFTALTVVGDGNGRVGFGRGKAREVPVAIQKAMEQARRNMVSVQLNGHTLQYPVKARHGASRVYMQPASEGTGVIAGGAMRAVLELAGVHNVLAKCYGSTNPVNVVRATINGLKVMKAPEDVAAKRGKSVEEILES
- the rpmD gene encoding 50S ribosomal protein L30, which encodes MANTIKVTLTRSTIGRLPKHIQCVKGLGLRRIGHTVEVEDTPAVRGMINKVNYMVSVEGE
- the rplO gene encoding 50S ribosomal protein L15: MRLNSLRPGAGSKHAPKRVGRGIGSGLGKTGGRGHKGQKSRSGGSVNPGFEGGQMPIQRRLPKFGFTSRQARYVAEVRLNELAAAGVDVVDLAALKQADIIREEIKSARVILSGEIKKAVTVKGLKVTKGAQAAIEAAGGKVEA
- the secY gene encoding preprotein translocase subunit SecY; this translates as MAKQGQIPAGMQSGLKELWARLRFVLIAIIVYRIGAHIPVPGINPDRLAALFDQNQGTILSLFNMFSGGALERMSILALGIMPYISASIIMQLMTVVSPHLEQLKKEGEAGRRKISQYTRYGTVILATVQGLGMAVGLASQGVAFAADMSFYFVAVVTLVAGAVFLMWLGEQITEHGIGNGISILIFAGIVAGLPGAIGQSFESARQGDLNILALLAIAVMAIATVGFVVFMERGQRRITINYAKRQQGRRVYAAQSSHLPLKVNMAGVIPPIFASSILLFPASVGQWFGQSEGMEWLQDVALALGPGQPLYILLFAMAIVFFCYFYTAIVFNPRDVADNLKKSGAFIPGIRPGDQSARYIDSVLSRLTLFGALYITAVSLMPQFLVVAWNVPFYFGGTSLLIVVVVVMDFMAQVQSHLMSHQYESLMKKSNLKGGAGLLR
- the rpmJ gene encoding 50S ribosomal protein L36 encodes the protein MKVRASVKKICRNCKIVRRNGSVRVICKVEPRHKQRQG